One Solea solea chromosome 5, fSolSol10.1, whole genome shotgun sequence genomic window carries:
- the dapk2a gene encoding death-associated protein kinase 2a, with product MDLFKQQKVEDFYEIGEELGSGQFAIVKQCTEKSTGLQFAAKFIKKRQSMASSRGVRREEIEREVNILQQIQHANIVTLHDVYENRTDVVLILELVSGGELFDFLAQKESLSEEEATQFIKQILEGVNYLHARKIAHFDLKPENIMLLEKNVPLPRIKLIDFGLAHKIEAGVEFKNIFGTPEFVAPEIVNYEPLGLEADMWSIGVITYILLSGASPFLGETKQDTLANISAVNYEFDEEFFCHTSALAKKFISQLLEKDIRKRLTIQDALNHPWIKSNEHKEENKTLEPKKRERRQLKTKRLREYTIKSHSSMPPNNTYVNFERFAQVVEDIDQMESSFTDLASAHDTLQEDIDAMVSIYNDKEAWYKEESEGVRHELSQIRYEFRKVEALKRGLQDDMQVFSCSLTAISSRYNERLSHFDALRLELSNELKWVQEVMASFPMDGGSGRYPNCNFSTVFNNDVNEALKELLNRSCGGELLSGINLDFTEPGQQR from the exons TGGTCAGTTTGCTATTGTAAAGCAATGCACAGAGAAGAGCACAGGACTGCAGTTTGCCGCCAAGTTCATCAAGAAGCGCCAGAGCATGGCCAGCTCTCGAGGAGTGCGGCGGGAGGAAATTGAGCGGGAGGTGAACATCCTGCAGCAGATTCAACACGCCAACATCGTCACGCTTCACGATGTCTACGAGAATCGCACTGATGTGGTTCTGATCCTGGAACT ggtTTCTGGTGGTGAGCTGTTTGACTTCCTGGCACAAAAGGAGTCACTGAGCGAGGAAGAGGCCACACAGTTCATCAAGCAGATCCTCGAGGGCGTCAACTACCTTCACGCAAGAAAAATAGCCCACTTTGACCTTAAG CCTGAGAACATTATGCTCCTGGAAAAGAACGTCCCACTGCCCAGAATCAAACTCATTGACTTCGGTCTGGCTCACAAGATTGAAGCTGGGGTTGAGTTCAAAAACATCTTCGGCACACCTGAGTTTGTAG cTCCAGAGATTGTCAACTACGAGCCACTGGGACTCGAAGCAGACATGTGGAGCATCGGGGTCATCACCTACATCCT gcTGAGCGGTGCCTCACCTTTCCTGGGGGAGACCAAACAGGACACACTGGCAAACATTTCAGCCGTAAATTATGAGTTTGATGAAGAGTTTTTTTGTCACACCAGTGCGCTGGCCAAGAAGTTCATCAGCCAGCTGCTGGAGAAAGATATAAG GAAAAGATTGACGATTCAAGATGCTCTGAATCATCCGTGGATCAAG TCCAATGAGCacaaggaggaaaataaaaccctGGAGCCAAAGAAACGGGAGCGGCGCCAGCTGAAGACCAAGCGCCTGCGAGAGTACACCATCAAGTCCCACTCCAGCATGCCCCCGAACAACACTTATGTAAACTTTGAGCGCTTTGCTCAGGTGGTGGAGGACATTGACCAGATGGAGAGCTCCTTCACTGACCTGGCATCAGCACATGACACCCTGCAGGAAGATATCGATGCCATGGTCTCCATATACAATGACAAGGAGGCCTGGTACAAGGAGGAGAGCGAAGGCGTGCGCCATGAGCTCTCGCAAATCCGCTATGAGTTCCGCAAGGTTGAGGCCTTGAAGAGGGGCCTGCAGGACGACATGCAGGTCTTCAGCTGCAGCCTCACTGCCATCAGCAGCCGTTACAATGAGAGGCTGAGCCACTTTGACGCACTGCGCCTGGAGCTCAGCAACGAGCTGAAATGGGTGCAGGAAGTGATGGCTTCGTTTCCCATGGACGGAGGCAGTGGCAGGTATCCCAACTGCAACTTCTCCACTGTCTTCAATAATGATGTGAATGAAGCGCTGAAAGAGCTGTTGAACCGCTCCTGTGGTGGAGAGCTGCTGTCTGGGATTAACCTGGACTTTACTGAACCTGGACAGCAACGATAA